Genomic window (Subtercola endophyticus):
GACCTGATCGCCATTGAAGGCAACTGGTACTTTCCGCCCGAGAGCGTCAACAAGGACTACCTCGTCGCGAGCGCGACGCCCTACACCTGCCCGTGGAAGGGCGAATGCCAGTACTTCAGTGTGAAAGACGGCGACGCTACGCTGAAGGATCGCGCGTGGAGCTACCCGACGCCTTACCCGTCGGCCTTCGACCGGGTCGGCAAAGACTTCAGCAACTACGTCGCCTTCTGGAAAGAAGTGAACGTCACCGACTGATCGCTCGGGTCGCGCCGCGATAGGTCGGGCGGCAGCGGATCGGGCCACGGCGAGCCGCTCAGCCGGCGCCCGAAACCTCGTCTCACCGTGCGCCCGACCGTCGCGCAACCGCGCGCTGCCGCCACTCGATGACGAAGCGCGGGTCGAATCGGCGTGAGCACACGCCGCACGCCGACGGCCTCGTGGGTTTGCGGTAGCGGTAGTGCTGATGGCCGTTCGGGCAGACGCCGACCCAGGGAGCGAGTTCGCTCGCTGTCTCGCCGTGATGCAGGCGCCCGCCCTCATAACCGAGGTCGGCAGCGATCGTGCGCCATTTCGGCCCGTGGCCGGCCTTCACGCCGGCGATGGCGTGGGCGACCTCGTGCAGCAGAATCTGGTGGATCTCGTCGTCTTCATAGCGGGAGGCCAGGTATTTCGACACCGAGATGTGCTTCGTGGTGTGGTTGCAGAGCCCGGCCCGGGTCTTGGCATTGTCGAAGCCGAACGACCACACCGCAGGGTCGAGGTAGAGCGCGATGAGGGCGTTCGCCCAGCCGCGAACACGGAGTAGATCAGCCACCTTCGAAGCCTATTTCACAGGGCCGACAGCGGGCCGGAGTTATCCACAGGCGCGTCGTGAGCCCCGGGCATCCGGTCGCCGTGCGTCGCCCCGAACATGACGCCGCGCCGCCGCAGGGCACGCGCCTACGCGCCTGCGTACGCCTCGACCACGCCGATCGCGATCATCGAGCTCTCGAGCTGGTCGATGGATGCACCGCTCTTCTCCCACAAGAACACCGCCCCTTTAAAATCGGCCAGGGCTTCTTTGTACTCGTGCAGATCGAAGTGCACCTTGCCTCGGTTGTGCAGCGCGGTCGCCTCGAGCGATCCCCACTCGTGACCGCGCGCCTCTTCTACACAGATCGTGAGATCGGTGAGCGCTGGCTGCAGCTTTCCCTGGTATTGCTGCACCTGGGCACGACGGATGCGCGCGGCCAGCCCCGTCTCGCGGTCGCCGGAGAAGCGAGCCTGACGCAGGGCTTCGTTCGCGATATCGAAGGCCTCGTCGGCTCGGCCCAGCAGCCGAAGCAACTCGACCTTCTCGTTCAGGGCCGAGAGGCTGCGCAGAGTGCCGAGGTCGGCGAGCCGCTGCTCTGCGGCCTCGACATCGATGGTCTCGCGCAGCGTCTTCGGATCGTAGCCGGTGATGATGCTCAGGGGAACCGCTCCAGAACTCGAACTGACCGCAACCCTGAACAGGGTGTGCGAGGTGGTGCAGTAAGTTTACGTCTCGCGAGACTGAAGGCCCACGAGGCACGCCCGCGAATCGCGGCAGTATCAGCGGTCGGCTCCCGGCTTCACCTGAAAGATGCTGCGGGCCGGCGGCGGTGACGGTACGGCGGTCTGGTCGGTGACCACTGGGGCGTCTGCGATGAACTCGGCGAGCTCCGCCCCCGCGACCACCTTCGCCGGTACCGGATCGCTCGCCACCAACCGCGGCAGCCGGTCGAACGGCAGTAAATCGTCAGAAGCGAACATCACCACGTTGCCGAACCTCCTCGACTTCAGAACCTGCGGGTCGACCACAAGCGCCACATTCCCGAACACCGCAGAGAGCGTCGCAGCCTGGCGCCGGGCGAAAGCGAGCCCCGCTCCGTCGGCGACATTGGCCGCGAGGATGCCCGTGGGTTTCAGCAGCGCGGCGAGCTGCGTGTAGAACTCCATACTGGTCACGTGCGCCGGGGTCCGCGCGCCCGAGAACACGTCGACCACGACCACATCCACCGTGCCCTTCAACCCCAGCGGCAGCTTGGCGAGCACCGCGCGGGCGTCGCCGTGCCGAATGCGCACCTGGGCATCCTTCGGCAGCGGAAGGTGCTCGCGCACGAAGTCCACGAGGTC
Coding sequences:
- a CDS encoding DUF427 domain-containing protein, which encodes MKAVVNGTVIAEAPKEDLIAIEGNWYFPPESVNKDYLVASATPYTCPWKGECQYFSVKDGDATLKDRAWSYPTPYPSAFDRVGKDFSNYVAFWKEVNVTD
- a CDS encoding SprT-like domain-containing protein; translated protein: MADLLRVRGWANALIALYLDPAVWSFGFDNAKTRAGLCNHTTKHISVSKYLASRYEDDEIHQILLHEVAHAIAGVKAGHGPKWRTIAADLGYEGGRLHHGETASELAPWVGVCPNGHQHYRYRKPTRPSACGVCSRRFDPRFVIEWRQRAVARRSGAR
- a CDS encoding spermidine synthase, with translation MEADRHQPGAFTLVVDGTPQSHVSLESPEYLSFEYVRRIGHGIDLVAPEREPITAVHLGGGAFTLPRYIAATRPGSRQQVVELETDLVDFVREHLPLPKDAQVRIRHGDARAVLAKLPLGLKGTVDVVVVDVFSGARTPAHVTSMEFYTQLAALLKPTGILAANVADGAGLAFARRQAATLSAVFGNVALVVDPQVLKSRRFGNVVMFASDDLLPFDRLPRLVASDPVPAKVVAGAELAEFIADAPVVTDQTAVPSPPPARSIFQVKPGADR